From Triticum aestivum cultivar Chinese Spring chromosome 4A, IWGSC CS RefSeq v2.1, whole genome shotgun sequence, a single genomic window includes:
- the LOC123088310 gene encoding peroxisomal membrane protein 11-5: protein MASLDTVRGDLGLVVLYLSKAEARDKICRAIQYGSKFLSNGQPGPAQNVDKSTSLARKVFRLFKFVNDLQALISPPAKGTPLPLILLGKSKNAMLSTFLFLDQIVWAGRTGVYKNKERAEFLGRIAFYCFLGSNTCTTIIELAELQRLSKSMKKLEKDLKHQELHKNEQYRMKLQKSNERLLALIKSSLDIVVAVGLLQLAPKKVTPRVTGAFGFASSLIACYQLLPAPAKSK from the exons ATGGCCTCACTGGACACCGTTAGAGGGGATCTTGGCCTGGTTGTTTTGTACCTAAGCAAGGCTGAGGCAAGAGATAAGATCTGTAGGGCTATACAATATGGATCCAAGTTCTTGAGCAACGGACAGCCAGGACCTGCACAGAATGTCGACAAATCAACTAGTCTAGCTCGGAAAGTTTTCCGCCTGTTTAAG TTTGTTAATGATCTCCAAGCTCTGATTAGTCCCCCTGCCAAAGGAACTCCACTTCCACTGATCTTACTTGGAAAG TCGAAGAACGCGATGCTGTCAACTTTCCTCTTTCTGGACCAAATTGTTTGGGCTGGGAGAACAGGAGTATACAAG AACAAGGAGCGAGCAGAGTTCCTTGGCAGGATAGCATTTTATTGCTTTCTCGGATCTAATACCTGTACTACCATCATCGAG CTAGCGGAGCTTCAGCGGCTTTCCAAATCGATGAAGAAGTTAGAGAAGGACCTCAAGCACCAAGAGCTGCACAAG AACGAGCAGTATCGGATGAAGCTGCAGAAGTCCAACGAGAGGCTGCTCGCCCTCATCAAATCGAGCCTCGACATAGTTGTTGCGGTGGGGCTCCTGCAACTTGCCCCGAAAAAGGTCACTCCTCGCGTCACAGGGGCCTTTGGGTTCGCTAGCTCGCTCATCGCCTGTTACCAG TTGCTTCCAGCCCCAGCCAAATCCAAGTGA